A stretch of the Aphelocoma coerulescens isolate FSJ_1873_10779 chromosome 22, UR_Acoe_1.0, whole genome shotgun sequence genome encodes the following:
- the PLPBP gene encoding pyridoxal phosphate homeostasis protein, with protein sequence MWRAGMAAGDGLGPALRAVTEQVQQAAARRPQGLPAVQPRLVAVSKTKPAEMVMEAYSHGQRSFGENYVQELLEKASDSRILSSCPDIKWHFIGHLQKNNVNKLIAVPNLFMLETVDSVKLADRVNSSWQKKGSSQKLKVMVQVNTSGEDSKHGLPPGDTTAAVEHVINKCPSLEFVGLMTIGSIGHDLSKGPNPDFQVLLSLRQEVCEKLNLPVEKVELSMGMSTDFQHAIEVGSTNVRIGSTIFGERDYSNKAIGGKAPAGSKGQTEAVTVQGH encoded by the exons aTGTGGAGAGCGGGCATGGCCGCCGGGGACGGGCTGGGCCCGGCGCTCCGCGCCGTCACCGAGCAGGTGCAGCaagcggcggcgcggcggccgcag GGGCTCCCGGCCGTGCAGCCGCGGCTCGTGGCCGTCAGCAAGACCAAGCCGGCGGAGATGGTGATGGAGGCCTACAGCCACGGGCAGCGCAGCTTCGGGGAGAACTAC gttcaggagctgctggaaaaggCATCAGACTCCAGA ATTCTGTCATCTTGTCCAGATATCAAGTGGCATTTTATTGGCCACCTGCAGAAGAACAATGTCAACAAGCTGATAG ctgtcccaaaCCTGTTCATGTTGGAAACGGTGGATTCTGTGAAACTGGCAGACAGAGTCAACAGCTCGTGGCAGAAAAAAGGGTCATCCCAGAAGCTGAAGGTCATGGTGCAAGTTAACACCAGTGGGGAGGACA GCAAGCATGGCCTTCCCCCCGGAGACACCACAGCTGCCGTGGAGCATGTCATCAACAAGTGCCCCAGCCTGGAATTTGTGGGGCTGATGACCATTGGCAGCATCGGGCATGACCTCAGTAAGGGGCCAAATCCTGACTTCCAG gtgctgctgtccctgcgGCAGGAGGTGTGTGAGAAGCTCAATCTGCCCGTGGAGAAGGTGGAGCTGAGCATGGGCATGTCCACGGACTTCCAGCATGCA ATAGAGGTTGGATCTACAAACGTCAGGATTGGGAGCACTATTTTTGGAGAGCGGGATTATTCCAACAAAGCCATCGGGGGCAAGGCCCCCGCTGGAAGTAAAGGCCAAACAGAGGCCGTGACAGTGCAGGGGCACTAA
- the ERLIN2 gene encoding erlin-2, with protein sequence MAQLGAIAALALGVAAAALLSAVHKIDEGHIGVYYRGGALLTSTSGPGFHLMLPFITSYKSVQTTLQTDEVKNVPCGTSGGVMIYFDRIEVVNFLIQSAVYDIVKNYTADYDKALIFNKIHHELNQFCSVHTLQEVYIELFDQIDENLKLALQQDLTTMAPGLIIQAVRVTKPNIPETIRRNYELMESEKTKLLIAAQKQKVVEKEAETERKKALIEAEKIAQVAEITYGQKVMEKETEKRISEIEDAAFLAREKARADAECYTAMKVAEANKLKLTPEYLQLMKYKAIAANSKIYFGKDIPNMFMDSAGSQRKSAEGLAEGIQDEDGAGTSEDTKLLHNIN encoded by the exons ATGGCCCAGCTCGGTGCCATCGCCGCCCTCGCCCTCGGCGTCGCGGCCGCCGCGCTCCTGTCGGCCGTGCACAAGATCGACGAGGGGCACATCGGCGTCTACTATCG CGGCGGCGCGTTGCTGACCTCCACCAGCGGGCCCGGCTTCCACCTCATGCTGCCCTTCATCACGTCCTACAAGtcagtgcag ACCACGCTGCAGACGGACGAGGTGAAAAACGTCCCGTGTGGCACCAG TGGAGGAGTGATGATTTATTTCGACAGGATCGAGGTGGTGAATTTCCTCATCCAGAGCGCGG TGTACGACATCGTGAAGAACTACACGGCCGACTATGACAAGGCCCTCATCTTCAACAAGATCCACCACGAGCTGAACCAGTTCTGCAGTGTCCACACGCTGCAGGAGGTTTACATCGAGCTGTTTG ATCAAATTGATGAAAACCTTAAACTGGCCTTGCAGCAAGACCTAACCACGATGGCCCCTGGATTAATTATACAG GCAGTTCGAGTTACAAAGCCAAACATCCCTGAAACGATCCGGAGGAATTACGAGCTCAT GGAGAGCGAGAAGACAAAGCTGCTGATCGCGGCACAGAAGCAGAAGGTGGTGGAGAAGGAGGCAGagacagagaggaagaaagccCTGATCG agGCAGAAAAGATTGCACAAGTTGCTGAAATAACTTATGGACAGAAAGTGATGGAAAAGGAAACAGAGAAGCGAATTTCAGAGATTGAAG ATGCTGCATTTCTTGCACGAGAGAAGGCGAGAGCTGATGCTGAGTGTTACACTGCTATGAAGGTGGCTGAGGCCAACAAG CTCAAGTTAACTCCCGAGTACTTGCAGCTGATGAAGTACAAGGCAATCGCAGCCAACAGCAAGATCTACTTTGGCAAAGATATTCCCAACATGTTCATGGACTCTGCAGGGAGCCAGAGAAAATCTGCAGAGGGACTGGCAGAAGGAATCCAAGATGAGGACGGGGCAGGAACCAGCGAGGACACAAAACTACTTCATAACATCAACTGA